The following is a genomic window from Elusimicrobiota bacterium.
CGAAATATTCAAATGTTTTCTGCAATTCATAATTTGTTGATTTAATGGTTTTATCCCCAGATATAACCGTTTTAGGTAAGTTATCAATATTTTCTTCAGCCCAGTCTGAAATGATTCTTTGTGTTTCTTTTTTGGATTTAATATCAATTTTTTGTTTCAAATTATACTTTTCAGTTTCCTTCAAAAATATGTTAATAAATAAAGGTGATAATCTTGTTTTTTCTCTTTGTCTTTTGGAATGACAGGATAGTAAATCTATCGCTTTATAATTAGAGTTTCTTATGCTGGAGTGTATAGAGATATAATCTTTTGCAATATCTTCTTGAACTTCAATATCTTCCAAATTTGTATATACATAGCCATAATTAAGATTTTCGGAATTATAATGGCCATAGTCCGGTTCTGGCATTCTCATAATGCGTCCAATTGTTTGGATAGAAAAAACCATGCTTTTCCAGTCCCTAAATAAAACAAGTATTTGTGCCCTTGGACAGTCCCATCCTAATGCTATAGCTTGTTTAAAAATCAAAACTTCTACATCACTATCAATCCTTTCAACATCTTCTTTGTTAACATGTTCACCGGACAACCATATTGCCAATTTTTCGTTATCTGTTGTGATTCCATTTTTCTTTAAGTGTCTAATTACCTTTTCTTTAATAACATCTTCTAAATTTGTTTTTCTGTCAGGCAATTGAATCAAAACTAAGGGGTTAATTGGAACGAGTCCATGTTTTTCTTTTTCAAAATTATTAAGTAAAACTGTCCTCTTTTTAAGGGCTATGTCAATCACAAATTCTTCAGTTCCCTGGCTCAGTTTACTTTGAATTTTTTTGTCTTTTAAAATGTTTTCAAATTCGGCATTCAAAAT
Proteins encoded in this region:
- a CDS encoding DEAD/DEAH box helicase family protein — its product is MQLKDYQEKAMKELLAKSKSLLGYTGSKRLVFKAPTGSGKTIMVAEFLKLLVDDKEIKQQFSFIWTAPRQLHSQSKNKLDDYYQGNKTLKCSFFEDLDDIEIDENEILFFNWESINKSDNIYIRENEKDNNLTNVIKNTKEEDRQIILIIDECHHHATSDISKKLITDIEPKLTIEVSATPIVENPDESVTVQLEDVKKEGMIKKAVILNAEFENILKDKKIQSKLSQGTEEFVIDIALKKRTVLLNNFEKEKHGLVPINPLVLIQLPDRKTNLEDVIKEKVIRHLKKNGITTDNEKLAIWLSGEHVNKEDVERIDSDVEVLIFKQAIALGWDCPRAQILVLFRDWKSMVFSIQTIGRIMRMPEPDYGHYNSENLNYGYVYTNLEDIEVQEDIAKDYISIHSSIRNSNYKAIDLLSCHSKRQREKTRLSPLFINIFLKETEKYNLKQKIDIKSKKETQRIISDWAEENIDNLPKTVISGDKTIKSTNYELQKTFEYF